From a single Hippoglossus stenolepis isolate QCI-W04-F060 chromosome 2, HSTE1.2, whole genome shotgun sequence genomic region:
- the si:ch211-79m20.1 gene encoding uncharacterized protein DDB_G0271670, which produces MRSWVLLLLLSALSAARLRLGSAEGDPLPPSLVDLVRNSPISSVDELKVLLLQEANAIEEEEDEHDFLTNHTHGRYSRSLVEAQQAQLANCKVRTEVMEVTRSMLDRRNADFILWPPCVEVQRCSGCCNARHLQCIPTVTSSRYLKVLKIQVIKGQPHYTYAMISVEDHVSCRCQPATSSSSSSSSSSSSSSSSSSSSSSSSSSSSLPVANSPVQSSPNPPPPPPQQPASSSHLPLPLPRSVHPAPPKSHASKADLHRHDVLKHNQQRYHSEEREPVARQWQQGSYTQLVHWTQPRVHQGPAHQPIAGVLGSVSSWPSEARAEHSVMGSTQQVGHGSGFEGSREEGSVASNTEGHHPDHAQRQQQVLQHQQRQQHQQPYLHHRQPHYPQPYNHGGAEDPELRTQHRLNAPQSDSASPPVSPTLPPASEQNPTLPLTTNQRDSVTSQIITQVTKQTETETVSQGSEREESGSANSGDSAGAEPANQARERDSKLTTEDGHLTEEEERRHKLLEMVQSEPDKQTHLHPHPPQQRPKPTTFITVVSTVAPMSPAARQAPFRPASPRRRRKHRKRISKAALRAMIM; this is translated from the exons ATGAGGTCCTgggtcctgctgctgctgctgagtgcGCTGTCAGCGGCGCGTCTGAGGCTCGGCAGCGCTGAG GGCGATCCTCTCCCTCCGTCGCTGGTCGACCTGGTGAGGAATTCTCCCATCTCCTCTGTAGACGAGCtgaaagtgctgctgctgcaggaggccaATGCAATAg aagaggaagaggatgagcaCGACTTTCTCACAAACCACACCCACGGCAGATACTCTAGAAGTCTTG TGGAGGCGCAGCAGGCGCAGCTGGCGAACTGTAAAGTTCGGacagaggtgatggaggtgaccAGGTCCATGCTCGACCGCCGCAACGCCGACTTCATCCTGTGGCCGCCGTGCGTGGAGGTGCAGAGATGTTCGGGCTGCTGCAACGCGAGGCACCTGCAGTGCATCCCCACCGTCACCTCCAGCAGATACCTGAAG GTGCTAAAGATCCAGGTCATCAAGGGTCAACCTCACTACACCTACGCCATGATATCAGTGGAGGACCACGTCAGCTGCAGATGCCAACCTGCCACatcttcctcgtcctcttcatcctcttcgtcctcttcgtcctcttcatcctcttcatcctcttcgtcctcttcgtcctcctcgtccCTTCCCGTCGCTAACTCCCCCGTTCAGAGCAGCCCCAACCCCCCTCCGCCTCCACCACAGcagcctgcctcctcctcccaccttcCCCTGCCCCTTCCGCGATCTGTCCACCCTGCTCCGCCCAAGAGTCACGCCTCCAAGGCTGACCTCCATCGCCACGACGTCCTGAAGCACAACCAGCAGCGCTACCATTCCGAGGAGCGCGAGCCGGTGGCCAGGCAGTGGCAGCAGGGCAGCTACACCCAGCTGGTGCACTGGACACAGCCCAGGGTGCACCAGGGGCCCGCGCACCAGCCGATCGCCGGGGTGCTGGGATCCGTCAGCAGCTGGCCGTCGGAGGCGAGGGCGGAGCATAGCGTCATGGGAAGTACGCAGCAGGTCGGGCACGGGAGTGGGTTTGaggggagcagggaggagggcaGCGTGGCATCGAACACTGAAGGGCATCATCCCGATCACgcccagaggcagcagcaggtgttacagcatcagcagagacaacagcatcagcagccaTATCTGCATCATCGTCAGCCACATTATCCACAGCCGTACAACCACGGAGGGGCCGAGGACCCCGAGCTGAGGACGCAGCATCGACTCAACGCTCCTCAGTCCGACAGCGCCTCGCCCCCCGTCAGCCCGACACTCCCACCCGCATCGGAGCAAAACCCCACCCTTCCTCTAACCACCAATCAGAGAGACTCAGTGACCAGCCAAATAATTACACAGGTCACAAAACAGACTGAGACTGAAACAGTCAGTCAagggagcgagagggaggagagtggCTCGGCCAATAGCGGGGACTCGGCCGGTGCTGAGCCGGCCAATCAGGCGAGGGAGAGAGACTCTAAGCTGACCACAGAAGACGGTCATttaacagaggaggaggagaggaggcacaaACTTCTAGAGATGGTACAGAGCGAACCGGATAAACAgactcatcttcatcctcatcctcctcagcaAAGACCAAAGCCGACCACGTTTATAACAG TCGTGTCTACTGTGGCCCCCATGTCCCCCGCTGCGCGTCAGGCCCCGTTCCGTCCGGCTTCCCCTCGCCGCAGGAGGAAACACCGCAAACGCATCAGCAAAGCCGCCCTCAGAGCCATGATCATGTAG